Part of the Zingiber officinale cultivar Zhangliang chromosome 6A, Zo_v1.1, whole genome shotgun sequence genome, TTGCAAATCACGTTGTTAACAAGAAATTTGGGAATTCGAGTTTGGATTCGGACAAGAAAACTGTGGTCTACTTGCTATATATCTTAGCAGCCGATGCAATGCATGGTCGAATGAAACATGATCACCAGACGGGCATATAATAGAAGGAATTCTCCATCTACTAATGATCAAGGATCTTTAGCACAAATATACTCGACAGTAGACGAAACAAATATTCTTGACAAAGTGGAACAACGACAATgctgagtaaaaaaaaaaagcataGAACATAAATTATACTCAATAAAACATCATATAGAAATGTATACAGAAGCAAACAGATACAAGTATTAGCATTTAAGCTTATATGACATTTCAACattcagaagaaaaaaaatgaacacAACCATCTACGTAAAACAAACCTTACTTGAACTTAAAAACATAGGATATCATGTATACACCTGCATCTTCCCTACCAATATCAAAGCATGATACCACCCAATATTGATGGAAATCTTGACAGAGTGCTAATATATGATGGAACTTAAGTTGTGATGGTGGTAATAGTCTTAGCAGTAAACGTACTAGAGCCGGTAGAAACACTAATAGTACAACAGTTCGAGGAGCAGTAGTGCTAGTAGTACTGGTAGAAGGAAAGAGTTATGATGGTGGGAGTAGTAGTAACGCTAGTATTCGTACTAGTAGTAGAAGAgttgtggtggtggtggtagtAATAGGAAAGAGTTACGATGGTGGTGGTGGTAGCAGTTGTAGGCCTAAATTTCTCCAAATCACATCTTCCTTTTGAAAAAATAGAGGAAGATAAGTAACCAGAGAAGTCTATGGAAGAAAACTACCTGAAAGTGAATCTTGTCAAGAGCCACCATACTACTATCTTCTCTTTTTTTCCATATAAGGGCTTATGACCTAAATCACCATCTCCACATACTTTCATCATTAAAACGGAGCCTTTCGCCACTAAGATTGCATCTTACCGACCACTGTTTGGAATCCAGGTCGATTAGTATACTCCAACGCTCTCCTTAAGGATCCTTGAAGCAAGTTCGTTGTTGACTGAGATACCATCAGCCTTTTTTAggaaaaaagaaggaaaaggGAGAGAACTAGGAGCGGGGGATGCAGTAAAGTACGCCGGCCCGGCGTACGGGGACGCCCGAGCGACGAAGGAAACCTTATTTGTTAGGAGCTTAGCTAACCGAACCGTAGAGCAAAGGGTCGAACCATCGACCCCCGGCCTCAGAGCGACGGTAGGAAACGCGCCCAGCTTCAGCTCCTCTCCTCGCTTCAAGATCCTTACTTCCTGCATCACAAGAGGCTTCCGCGGGCGCGGCGCGGCTTCTAGGCCCAGCCCATCAGTGCGCATATGCGTCGATCTTCGTGGATCGAGAGGCGCGTTCGCTGATCTACCTGATTTCGGGGCCTGAGAAGACGGAGAGCGAGCACGGGGGCCAGATCCACACCGACAAGATTTTGGAGGAAGAACTGGGTagaaggatggaagagaggaagaaggagaaggccgTGGCGATTTCTTGCGGCGGTGTTTCACGGGAAGCGGAGGGGATGATTTGAAGGCATCGAGATGGTGGCGATTTCTCAGGCAATCCTGAGATCGGAGGACCGCCGTGGTCATTAGGGCACAAACTGTTTGGGAAAACTGGAAAGGAGAAGGATGTTGTCAAAAGACGAAATACCCTTGAAGCCCATCTTATAGAGGCCAACACGTCCGATATTGGAAATGTCCGCACTGTTATTTCTGTGCGTCAACCGCCTTGGCCAGATAAGGTCCCATCATGTGCGTCTATCGGCCACGAATCCACTCGATCGCTGCTCGCACGATGATAAATATGAGGACGTCTTCTTAATTAGCTACGTATACGACGCGTCGGAGCACACAACTCATTAAAGCAATCATCGAAGGGAATGCATACAATAGTCCTTAACTTTGACATATATTTACAAGAAGACCAACATCCGCTAGGTGGTCATCTGGATCAAAACTGATCGTACGTCACCAATCGAAGGGCTGGAAATGACAATGATGTTTCAGGAATAACCAGTTGGCAGATGGGCAAATATGACAAGTGGTGGTCCCAGCAGTCCCGTTTGACGTTGGGAGTGGGGATGGGACGGGTAGGAATCGGGTTCGTAGGCCACGATCTCGTCGGCTTGTAACAACAGCTGTCAAGTCGGTGGCGGACAATTACCGCCTGTGTTTTGGCATTTCTTTCTTATTGATTATCTTTCTTGTGGGCTTCAAACCTTTCTTCGGCCTTATGGGGTTTCCAGCTTAAAGGGTCCTTTACAAGCCCATCGGATCCGCCATCTGACTCTTCCCGCCAACAACCCTTACCTTCCCGCCAAAAATGCCCATTCATTGAAGATATCTAAACCTTCCCCGCAGCATCAATGCTCCCTCGTTCGGCCGTTGCTctgcgagagagagagaggagagatgTCGGGGTGGGATGAAGGGGCGGTGTTCTACAGCGACCAGGCGCAGTTCCCTCGTGGCGGCGGAGACCCCGATCAGGGCTCCATCACACGTCACACTGCCCTCCGCAAGTTTAAGGAATTCCTCCGTGGTTTTCATGGCCAAAAAGGCGACTTCCCCTACCGGTAACCTTTAAAAAACTAATCTTTCACTCGTAATCTTCCATTCTCCTCTCTTTGAAGTCTTACTCTGCTTTGGAACTCGCAGGGAGAGCCTCGTCCACAATCCCGACCATCTTACAGTGGCTATGGAGGACCTTGACGACTTCGACACTGTTCTCTCAGACAAGATACGCAAGCTCCCTGCCGATTATCTTCCCCTGGTAAGCCATTTCTACGCTGATTGTTACTTATTTTTAATTGGTAACTTTGGGGTTCTGGATTCCCATTTCCTGATCTGCGCATGTTGAGAAAGGAACCTTTTTCTCTTTGCCTAGTTTGAAGCTGCCGCCGCCGAGGTACTTGCTAGTCTGAGATTAAAGGTCGCCACAGAGGGGGGCGAAATGGAGGAACCAGCCGTGGGAGAA contains:
- the LOC121996197 gene encoding uncharacterized protein LOC121996197, whose translation is MTTAVLRSQDCLRNRHHLDAFKSSPPLPVKHRRKKSPRPSPSSSLPSFYPVLPPKSCRCGSGPRARSPSSQAPKSGRSANAPLDPRRSTHMRTDGLGLEAAPRPRKPLVMQEVRILKRGEELKLGAFPTVALRPGVDGSTLCSTVRLAKLLTNKVSFVARASPYAGPAYFTASPAPSSLPFPSFFLKKADGISVNNELASRILKESVGVY